One Phoenix dactylifera cultivar Barhee BC4 unplaced genomic scaffold, palm_55x_up_171113_PBpolish2nd_filt_p 000085F, whole genome shotgun sequence DNA segment encodes these proteins:
- the LOC103717787 gene encoding E3 ubiquitin-protein ligase EL5-like gives MTISMEYYYSSRVVAGFFQKVALLLSFVVRRVLLPCYCWWSSNEEIREGDEAGAEQHRRRHHQLAAAQAVRESLQVATYGEVAAAAAAAATCAVCLSEVRRKDRVWELRNCCHVFHKACLDRWLDHDEHLTCPLCRAPLLTTVYQPASFPPAPAEPSWAVERLLYLFGDDLLFAPPS, from the coding sequence ATGACTATATCGATGGAGTACTACTACTCGAGCCGGGTAGTGGCCGGCTTCTTCCAAAAGGTGGCGCTCCTCCTATCCTTTGTGGTGAGACGGGTGCTCCTTCCCTGCTACTGCTGGTGGTCCAGCAACGAAGAAATTAGAGAAGGCGATGAGGCCGGAGCGGAGCAGCACCGCAGGCGGCACCATCAGCTGGCGGCGGCGCAGGCGGTGAGGGAGAGCCTCCAGGTGGCGACTTACGGggaggtggcggcggcggcggcggcagcggcgaCGTGCGCGGTGTGCCTGAGCGAGGTGAGGAGGAAGGATCGGGTGTGGGAGCTGCGAAACTGCTGCCACGTGTTTCACAAGGCGTGCCTGGACCGCTGGCTGGACCACGACGAGCACCTCACCTGCCCCCTCTGCCGGGCGCCGCTCCTCACGACGGTGTACCAGCCGGCCTCCTTCCCGCCGGCCCCGGCGGAGCCCAGCTGGGCCGTGGAGCGACTCCTCTACCTCTTCGGAGACGACCTCCTATTTGCCCCGCCGTCGTAG
- the LOC103717805 gene encoding L-type lectin-domain containing receptor kinase S.7, which yields MTPRSLRPSFRPHWALLLLLLLLLLPASTVRCRPETSISTTAGTKLAPERISWDTNITLLGDACLKKGAISLTRDSAASAGRALYSQPIRFLEPTTRSPASFSSRFAFSITPSSPGDGLAFLLTSDPHFLGSPNGFLGLFSDLASASKADDAVTIAVEFDTNLDAPLRDINDNHVALDVDSIFSFAASDAGNAGVDLKARIPMMAWVEYSSTEKAVRVWLSYSHFRPPDPLLVARVDLSGLFREFMYVGFSASNGHGTALHIVTRWSFRTFGFAAASSASPAGNGTDVAGCANCSTEGQKGGDTGDEYLNPGDGPVASLAVGTRRYIRVVLVVGGVVVFVCLLLLLIAAVISCLRGNEEEGSEGSAPETAVGGEFQTAPARISLDEIRSATKEFHCSKILGQGGSATVYEGVLPSGCKVAVKRFGQVDRFSRTLATELAAVMGSCRHPNLVPLRGWCCEKDELVLVHEYMPNGSLDKILHAAAPFGSPVAGQPPALSWDQRWKIVLGVASALVFLHEECEKKIIHRDVKACNVLLDAEFNAKVGDFGLAELNDHNRTPPVAKPAGTMGYLAPEYVHSGVATEKSDVYSFGILALEVATGRKPVEKAIVLVDWVWSLWGRRRVVDAADPRLEGSFNRDEMGRMLVVGLCCAHPDSKRRPTMRKAIRMLRGAATLTALPARKPAVRLLSQLPPTSQDSCSQASGDATTSWFSPCISLNQLEEQNYGRNFTAATRTPFS from the coding sequence ATGACTCCTAGATCTTTGCGCCCATCTTTCCGGCCACATTGGGCtttgcttctcctcctcctcctccttctcctccctgCCTCCACCGTCCGCTGCCGTCCGGAAACATCCATCTCCACCACCGCCGGAACAAAGCTAGCCCCTGAGCGAATATCTTGGGACACCAACATCACCCTCCTCGGCGACGCCTGCCTCAAGAAAGGCGCCATCAGCCTCACCCGCGATTCCGCCGCTAGCGCCGGCCGCGCCCTCTACTCCCAACCCATCCGCTTTCTTGAACCCACCACCCGCTCCCCCGCGTCCTTCTCCTCCCGCTTCGCCTTCTCCATCACCCCCTCCTCCCCCGGCGACGGCCTCGCCTTCCTCCTCACCTCCGACCCCCACTTCCTCGGCAGCCCCAACGGCTTCTTGGGCCTCTTCTCCGACCTCGCCTCCGCCTCCAAGGCCGACGACGCCGTCACCATCGCCGTGGAGTTCGACACCAACCTCGATGCCCCGCTCCGCGACATCAACGATAACCACGTCGCCCTCGACGTCGACAGCATCTTCTCCTTCGCCGCCTCCGACGCCGGCAACGCAGGGGTTGACCTCAAGGCCCGGATACCCATGATGGCCTGGGTCGAGTACAGCAGCACCGAGAAGGCGGTCCGGGTGTGGCTCAGCTACTCCCACTTCCGGCCCCCCGATCCCCTCCTCGTCGCCCGCGTCGACCTCTCCGGCCTCTTCCGCGAGTTCATGTACGTCGGCTTCTCCGCCTCCAACGGCCATGGCACCGCGCTCCACATCGTCACCCGGTGGAGCTTCCGGACCTTCGGGTTcgccgccgcctcctcggcgtctccGGCCGGAAACGGCACGGACGTTGCTGGGTGCGCCAACTGTTCGACCGAAGGTCAGAAAGGAGGCGACACGGGCGACGAGTACCTCAACCCTGGTGATGGCCCCGTGGCGAGTCTAGCTGTGGGGACAAGAAGATATATTCGGGTGGTTCTCGTCGTGGGCGGAGTAGTGGTCTTCGTCtgcttgttgttgttgttgatcGCTGCTGTCATCTCGTGTCTTAGGGGAAATGAGGAAGAGGGCAGCGAAGGGAGCGCGCCGGAGACCGCCGTGGGAGGCGAATTCCAGACGGCGCCGGCGAGGATTTCGCTGGATGAGATAAGGTCGGCTACCAAAGAATTCCACTGCAGCAAGATCCTCGGCCAGGGCGGCTCGGCGACGGTGTATGAGGGTGTTCTGCCTTCTGGATGCAAGGTCGCCGTCAAGAGATTCGGTCAGGTGGACCGGTTCAGCCGCACACTCGCCACGGAGCTGGCGGCCGTCATGGGCTCATGCCGGCACCCGAATCTGGTCCCTCTCAGGGGGTGGTGCTGCGAGAAGGACGAGCTGGTCTTGGTGCACGAGTACATGCCCAATGGCAGCCTCGATAAGATCCTCCATGCTGCTGCTCCTTTTGGATCCCCGGTGGCGGGGCAACCGCCCGCACTCTCATGGGACCAGCGCTGGAAGATTGTCCTTGGCGTCGCATCCGCGCTTGTCTTCCTGCACGAGGAGTGCGAGAAGAAGATCATCCACCGGGATGTCAAGGCCTGCAACGTGCTCCTCGATGCCGAATTCAATGCGAAGGTCGGGGATTTCGGGCTCGCCGAGCTGAATGATCACAACAGAACTCCACCGGTGGCCAAGCCGGCAGGCACCATGGGCTATCTAGCACCAGAGTATGTCCATTCCGGTGTGGCCACCGAGAAGTCAGATGTGTACAGCTTTGGAATTCTGGCGCTGGAAGTGGCGACAGGGCGAAAGCCTGTGGAGAAGGCTATTGTGCTCGTCGACTGGGTCTGGTCGCTGTGGGGGCGACGGAGGGTGGTGGATGCGGCGGATCCCCGGCTTGAGGGCAGCTTCAACAGGGATGAGATGGGCAGGATGCTGGTCGTTGGGCTCTGCTGTGCCCATCCCGACTCCAAGCGGCGGCCAACGATGAGGAAGGCTATAAGGATGCTCAGGGGGGCGGCGACTCTGACTGCCTTGCCGGCCAGAAAACCTGCTGTTAGGCTGCTATCCCAGTTGCCTCCGACTTCGCAGGATTCCTGCTCGCAGGCTTCTGGAGATGCGACCACGTCGTGGTTCTCGCCTTGCATTAGTCTCAACCAGTTGGAAGAACAGAATTATGGCAGAAATTTCACTGCTGCGACTCGGACTCCATTCTCCTGA
- the LOC103717786 gene encoding CASP-like protein 2A1, translating into MMTKKTMVEEEGRKREGEGRSAVRTAETVLRVVPMGLCLAALVLMLKNAQVNDFGSVSYADLTPFRYLVYANGFCAGYSLLSASYTAMPRPNTLSRSWVLFFFDQVFTYVILAAGTVSAELTYLAYNGDEAVTWSKQCGVFNSFCRRATASIGITFGAVACYAVLSLLSSYRLFSTYEAPLSFVGKSGRESSAFPR; encoded by the exons ATGATGACGAAGAAAACGatggtggaggaggaggggaggaagagggagggggaggggcgaAGCGCAGTGAGGACGGCGGAGACGGTGCTGAGGGTAGTGCCCATGGGGCTGTGCCTGGCGGCGCTGGTGCTCATGCTCAAGAACGCCCAGGTCAACGACTTCGGCTCCGTCTCCTATGCCGACCTCACCCCCTTCAG GTACCTGGTGTATGCCAATGGCTTCTGTGCCGGCTACTCCCTGTTATCCGCCTCCTACACGGCCATGCCACGACCGAACACCTTGTCTCGTTCATGGGTCCTATTCTTCTTTGATcag GTGTTCACGTATGTGATCCTCGCCGCGGGGACGGTGTCGGCAGAGCTGACGTACCTGGCTTACAATGGCGACGAGGCGGTGACATGGAGCAAGCAGTGCGGCGTCTTCAACAGCTTCTGCCGGAGGGCGACGGCTTCCATCGGCATCACCTTTGGGGCGGTGGCCTGCTACGCTGTGCTCTCTCTGCTCTCCTCCTATCGTCTCTTCAGCACCTACGAAGCCCCCCTCTCCTTCGTCGGCAAAAGTGGCCGGGAGAGCTCTGCCTTCCCCCGCTGA